In Paenibacillus sp. G2S3, a single window of DNA contains:
- a CDS encoding M50 family metallopeptidase: MIRILGIDLSLHPLFVIIMLFSVLTGQFLELITLFTIVLIHEIGHVVAALLVGVTVKSVQLLPFGGVAVIEDHGRLTASREIGIALAGPLQNGIMIVMALGLQQAGYGNQEFLTYFIHANAIIALFNLVPVLPLDGGKVLQATVSLFLPYYYTLLWSGRVSIAASILVIVYSLLPLGVGGGLRLNMVMIGAFLLYSNLTDHRNLPYRFVAFLMNREAVYEYHLRTGSVARPIVALSAKPLDAILRLFKRNQYHFIYVLNGEGNVVAVVPEQRLISTYFGM; this comes from the coding sequence TTGATTAGGATCTTAGGGATCGATCTGTCACTACATCCATTGTTCGTAATCATTATGTTGTTCTCTGTACTCACAGGACAATTTCTGGAGCTGATTACTTTATTTACGATCGTCCTCATTCATGAAATAGGACATGTGGTGGCTGCCCTTCTGGTTGGTGTTACAGTCAAGTCGGTTCAGCTTCTTCCGTTTGGCGGAGTTGCGGTGATTGAAGATCATGGACGGCTTACAGCTAGTCGTGAGATTGGCATTGCACTTGCCGGTCCGCTGCAAAATGGAATCATGATTGTTATGGCTCTTGGGCTTCAGCAAGCGGGTTATGGTAATCAGGAATTTTTAACTTATTTTATACATGCCAATGCCATTATTGCGCTCTTTAATCTAGTGCCTGTTCTGCCACTTGACGGAGGCAAAGTACTTCAAGCTACAGTTAGTTTATTTCTTCCTTACTACTATACTTTGCTCTGGAGCGGACGAGTGAGTATTGCTGCAAGCATTCTTGTGATTGTTTATTCGCTACTGCCCCTTGGAGTGGGTGGTGGCTTGAGGCTGAATATGGTCATGATCGGTGCTTTTCTATTGTATTCAAATCTTACGGATCATCGAAATTTACCGTACCGATTCGTTGCATTTTTGATGAATAGGGAGGCTGTCTATGAGTATCATTTGCGGACAGGAAGTGTGGCTCGTCCAATTGTTGCCTTATCTGCGAAACCTTTAGATGCTATCTTGCGTCTATTTAAACGTAATCAATATCATTTTATCTATGTTTTAAACGGCGAAGGAAATGTTGTTGCTGTTGTGCCGGAACAGCGTTTAATTTCTACCTACTTCGGAATGTAG
- a CDS encoding peptidoglycan DD-metalloendopeptidase family protein: MDLKSDIKNRRKERIRSLLEEIPDIETAEVSPLFVMPEKSTSFKEWGTGFKRNEEQSSIEPDPEVMWKERRGGWEEPGGGGSNFSAGFIRRVVASVLVFGAVWGVFAVHQPWSYKVQAFISDALSKDMDFTAVQVWYEENFNGAPAFIPIFGDKDEPAQKAAARHELSAPVAGSIVEPFASTLKGVEIMPEVDSTSNVTVKSIDMGRVLSISKELDGGIRIAVQHSGGITAEYGHLNGTKLAIDDWIQSGDDLGWMLEKEGSSAPTLFFAVMKDKTYIDPTEVVSFD, translated from the coding sequence ATGGATCTCAAATCAGATATCAAGAATCGCCGCAAGGAGCGTATTCGTAGTTTGCTGGAGGAAATCCCGGATATAGAAACCGCGGAGGTGTCTCCGTTATTCGTTATGCCCGAAAAGAGTACGAGCTTCAAAGAGTGGGGTACGGGGTTTAAGCGGAATGAGGAGCAATCATCTATAGAGCCTGATCCAGAAGTAATGTGGAAAGAGAGACGTGGGGGATGGGAGGAACCTGGTGGAGGAGGTTCTAACTTTTCTGCCGGTTTTATTCGACGGGTTGTAGCCAGTGTGCTTGTGTTTGGAGCGGTGTGGGGAGTTTTTGCGGTTCACCAGCCATGGTCCTATAAAGTTCAAGCTTTTATTAGTGATGCCTTGAGCAAAGACATGGATTTCACAGCAGTGCAGGTCTGGTATGAGGAGAATTTTAATGGTGCGCCGGCATTCATTCCGATATTTGGTGATAAGGATGAACCTGCTCAAAAGGCAGCAGCTCGTCATGAGCTTAGTGCTCCGGTAGCTGGAAGCATTGTGGAGCCTTTTGCTTCCACACTAAAAGGTGTAGAAATTATGCCTGAAGTCGATTCAACCTCAAATGTGACGGTGAAGAGTATAGACATGGGACGTGTTCTTTCCATCTCCAAGGAATTGGACGGGGGCATTCGAATTGCGGTCCAACATTCTGGAGGAATCACAGCAGAATACGGACATTTAAATGGCACTAAACTGGCGATTGATGACTGGATTCAGAGTGGAGATGATCTCGGCTGGATGCTGGAGAAAGAGGGCTCCTCAGCTCCAACGCTGTTCTTTGCAGTGATGAAAGACAAGACTTATATTGATCCTACAGAAGTGGTATCGTTTGATTAG
- the minD gene encoding septum site-determining protein MinD has translation MGEAIVVTSGKGGVGKTTTTANIGTALALQGKKVCLVDTDIGLRNLDVVMGLENRIIYDLVDVAEGRCRLNQALVKDKRFDELYMLPAAQTKDKTSVTPEQVKDIILELKKEYEYILIDCPAGIEHGFRNAIAGADKAIVVTTPEHAAVRDADRIIGLLEQSHVESPKLVVNRIRPGLVKSGDMLDIEDILQVLNIDLIGIVPDDELVIKAANSGEPTVMNPDSSAAIAYRNIARRILGDAVPLMQLDRKPGAFKKFKKFFGMA, from the coding sequence ATGGGAGAAGCGATAGTCGTAACCTCGGGCAAAGGCGGAGTTGGCAAAACAACCACAACAGCCAATATTGGAACCGCACTTGCACTGCAGGGTAAAAAAGTATGTCTCGTCGATACCGACATTGGACTGCGTAATCTGGATGTAGTTATGGGGCTTGAGAATCGTATTATTTATGATCTTGTGGATGTAGCGGAGGGTCGTTGTCGCCTAAATCAAGCACTCGTTAAAGACAAGCGCTTTGATGAGTTGTATATGTTGCCCGCAGCTCAAACGAAGGATAAAACGTCCGTCACTCCTGAACAAGTAAAAGATATCATTCTCGAACTGAAGAAGGAATATGAATATATATTGATTGATTGTCCAGCAGGGATTGAACATGGCTTCCGCAATGCGATTGCCGGTGCGGATAAAGCGATCGTGGTTACCACACCAGAGCATGCTGCTGTGCGGGATGCAGATCGTATTATCGGACTACTTGAACAGTCGCATGTGGAATCGCCAAAGCTGGTGGTAAATCGTATTCGCCCAGGTCTTGTAAAGTCTGGGGATATGCTTGATATTGAGGATATTTTACAGGTGCTGAATATTGATCTTATCGGAATTGTTCCGGACGATGAACTGGTCATTAAAGCCGCAAATAGTGGAGAGCCTACAGTTATGAATCCCGATTCGTCAGCAGCTATTGCCTACCGCAATATTGCACGTCGAATTTTAGGTGATGCTGTGCCGCTAATGCAGCTTGATCGGAAACCGGGAGCATTTAAGAAATTTAAGAAATTTTTCGGTATGGCTTAA
- the minC gene encoding septum site-determining protein MinC, with the protein MTVKSKHVRIKGIKDGLIFLLDDKCPFEDLLSELRYKLEHSHQNILTGPIVHVDIKLGNRLVTEEDKEAVLEILKGQGNLLIRSIEALPVPGSEDNDALFLMSGILRSGQVLHHDGNLLYLGDVNPGGTITCSGDIYILGSLRGMAHAGVDGNEEAIIAASLMSPTQLRIADIISRPPDEWETRESSMEFAYLTDGAMQIDKIHNLVKIRQDLNVFKGV; encoded by the coding sequence ATGACAGTAAAATCCAAGCATGTAAGGATTAAGGGCATCAAGGATGGCCTGATATTCCTGTTAGACGACAAGTGTCCCTTCGAAGATCTTCTGAGCGAGCTTCGCTATAAGCTGGAGCACAGCCATCAAAATATTTTGACTGGACCGATTGTTCATGTGGATATTAAGCTGGGCAATCGTCTTGTAACTGAGGAAGATAAGGAAGCTGTGCTGGAGATTCTGAAGGGACAGGGAAACCTACTGATTCGTTCCATTGAGGCGCTTCCAGTGCCCGGGAGTGAGGATAATGACGCGTTGTTTCTAATGAGCGGGATTCTTCGTTCCGGTCAGGTGCTGCACCATGATGGAAATCTTTTATATCTGGGGGATGTGAACCCAGGAGGGACCATAACCTGTTCAGGCGATATCTATATTCTAGGATCACTTAGAGGTATGGCGCATGCTGGAGTAGATGGTAATGAGGAAGCGATTATCGCGGCTTCATTAATGTCTCCAACACAACTGCGAATTGCTGATATTATCAGTCGGCCTCCCGATGAATGGGAAACCCGAGAAAGCAGTATGGAGTTTGCATATTTAACGGACGGAGCTATGCAAATCGATAAGATTCATAATTTAGTCAAAATACGCCAGGATTTAAATGTGTTTAAAGGGGTGTAG
- the mreD gene encoding rod shape-determining protein MreD — translation MNMRRSVLVLLLFLLFILEGTILPWLIPDVWQMRIIPNLVFVVLLFVAVYHHRHTALILGLTFGLLHDVVFYGRILGAHSFAMGLSAYLIGLLFQIPRAPLPLMMTVILLGSLLEDSVLFGIYSVFNLNQEPYSWAILNHMLPTMLFHFAIALILYIPLRRQLELIKKEKSTEEAA, via the coding sequence GTGAATATGCGCAGATCTGTTCTTGTTCTGTTACTGTTCCTCTTGTTCATTCTGGAGGGAACCATTCTGCCTTGGCTGATTCCAGATGTATGGCAGATGCGAATTATTCCGAATCTAGTGTTCGTTGTGCTATTGTTCGTGGCTGTATATCATCATCGTCATACAGCGCTTATACTGGGCCTAACTTTCGGACTATTACATGATGTCGTTTTTTATGGCAGAATTCTAGGAGCACATTCTTTTGCAATGGGTCTGTCGGCTTATTTAATCGGCCTTCTGTTTCAGATTCCGCGTGCTCCACTACCTCTTATGATGACTGTGATTCTGCTCGGAAGCTTGCTAGAGGATAGTGTGTTATTTGGTATTTATAGTGTATTCAATCTCAATCAGGAGCCTTATAGCTGGGCTATTTTGAATCATATGCTGCCAACGATGCTCTTTCATTTTGCTATTGCTCTGATCCTCTACATACCGTTACGACGCCAGCTTGAGCTGATCAAGAAAGAGAAGAGTACGGAAGAAGCGGCATAA
- the mreC gene encoding rod shape-determining protein MreC, producing MLKLFKLLSNKRLFILLITLVLFIVVMGFSLASRSSLSWPENFLRDTTGFVQKMFYKPAGYVAGLFEDIGNLKDLSKENEQLKILAAQYARDKAQYNFIQVENEQLKEQLKFTKAQEELYKYQYHIAQVVSQTTEPSNSTIVIDLGAKDGVRPNMSVISVDGLVGVISQVSNFTSTVKLMTMMDTNDPNSQPPIAATAINKEGKTFGMIESYDPKTNKLLMNKIPPGDPIAPKDVIVSSGIGGLYPRGLTIGTVESVEVGEFGLTSTAVIKPSAEFQDWKQLIVVFTEERAE from the coding sequence GTGTTGAAACTGTTTAAACTCTTAAGCAATAAACGTCTGTTTATTCTGTTGATTACACTGGTGCTGTTCATTGTGGTGATGGGCTTCAGCTTGGCATCAAGGAGTTCCTTGTCCTGGCCGGAGAATTTCCTTAGAGATACGACTGGTTTCGTGCAAAAAATGTTCTACAAGCCCGCTGGATATGTAGCGGGCTTGTTTGAAGATATCGGAAATCTGAAAGATCTTTCTAAGGAAAATGAGCAGCTGAAGATTCTAGCCGCCCAATATGCACGTGATAAAGCGCAATACAATTTCATTCAGGTAGAAAATGAGCAGTTAAAGGAACAGTTGAAGTTCACGAAAGCTCAGGAGGAATTGTATAAATATCAATACCATATTGCGCAGGTGGTTAGTCAGACAACAGAACCAAGCAATAGTACGATTGTAATCGATTTAGGTGCTAAAGATGGCGTTCGACCAAATATGTCTGTGATTTCGGTGGATGGTTTGGTGGGTGTTATTAGTCAAGTCAGCAATTTCACCTCTACGGTGAAGCTGATGACCATGATGGATACGAATGACCCTAATTCTCAGCCGCCAATTGCGGCAACCGCTATTAACAAAGAGGGCAAAACCTTTGGTATGATTGAAAGCTATGATCCGAAGACAAACAAGTTATTGATGAACAAGATCCCGCCAGGTGATCCTATTGCGCCGAAGGATGTTATCGTTTCTTCTGGTATTGGGGGATTGTATCCGCGAGGATTGACCATCGGTACAGTTGAAAGCGTTGAGGTTGGTGAATTTGGATTAACCTCCACAGCAGTGATTAAGCCTTCAGCAGAATTTCAAGACTGGAAGCAGCTGATTGTTGTTTTTACGGAGGAGCGTGCTGAATAG
- a CDS encoding rod shape-determining protein, translating to MLGSFTKDLGIDLGTANTLVYVRGKGIVVREPSVVAINTDTKTIEAVGESAKKMIGRTPGNIRAIRPMKDGVIADFDTTATMIKYFIRQAQKQRSMFQRHPNVMVCVPSGITAVEQRAVEDATRQAGAREAYIIEEPFAAAIGADLPVWEPTGSMVVDIGGGTTEVAVISLGGIVTSRSVRVAGDEADESIIQYIKRQYNLMIGERTSEQLKMDVGSALPLEKAETMEIRGRDLVTGLPKTLTITSDEICEALSDTVSSIIEAVKVTLEKCPPELAADIMDRGIVLTGGGALLRNLDKLLARETGMPVIVAENPLDCVAIGTGKALDNIHLFKSRSSSSLRSKR from the coding sequence ATGTTGGGTAGTTTTACGAAAGATTTAGGAATTGACTTGGGGACAGCGAATACGCTTGTCTATGTACGCGGTAAGGGGATCGTTGTAAGAGAGCCTTCCGTTGTAGCCATTAACACTGACACTAAGACGATTGAAGCCGTGGGTGAATCCGCTAAAAAGATGATCGGTCGTACACCGGGAAATATTCGTGCGATCCGTCCGATGAAGGATGGCGTTATCGCTGATTTTGACACAACGGCTACGATGATAAAATATTTTATTCGTCAAGCACAGAAACAACGTTCTATGTTCCAACGTCACCCTAATGTAATGGTCTGCGTACCATCCGGCATTACTGCTGTAGAGCAACGTGCCGTAGAAGATGCTACTAGACAAGCTGGTGCTCGCGAAGCTTACATTATCGAGGAACCTTTTGCTGCAGCGATTGGTGCAGATCTACCGGTATGGGAGCCAACAGGAAGTATGGTTGTTGATATCGGCGGAGGTACTACTGAAGTTGCTGTAATTTCACTCGGCGGTATTGTTACTAGTCGTTCCGTACGTGTTGCGGGTGATGAAGCGGATGAGTCCATCATTCAGTACATCAAACGTCAGTACAATCTGATGATTGGTGAACGTACTTCGGAACAGCTTAAAATGGATGTAGGTTCTGCCTTGCCACTTGAGAAAGCTGAGACTATGGAAATTCGCGGACGCGATCTCGTTACAGGTCTGCCAAAGACGCTTACAATTACTTCTGATGAGATCTGTGAAGCATTGTCCGATACAGTGAGTTCTATTATTGAAGCTGTTAAAGTAACCTTGGAAAAATGTCCACCAGAGCTCGCAGCAGATATTATGGATCGCGGGATTGTCTTGACAGGTGGAGGCGCCTTGCTTCGTAACTTGGATAAACTGCTTGCGCGTGAAACTGGAATGCCAGTTATTGTCGCTGAGAACCCTTTGGATTGTGTAGCTATTGGAACAGGAAAGGCGCTTGATAATATCCATTTGTTCAAGAGTCGCAGCAGTTCCAGTCTTCGCTCTAAGAGATAA
- the radC gene encoding DNA repair protein RadC: MESQSVMLRDLPHEERPRERMMHYGAESLSQAELLAILLRTGTRRESAIHIAQQMLGKIGGLRGLVDLSIEELTEIKGIGPAKAVQLKAGIELGRRLANSRFNMPVIIRCPEDAAEILTEQLRYLQKEHFVCLFLNTKNHVIGQETLSMGSLNASIVHPREVFRAAIKCSSASIICAHNHPSGDPTPSPEDISLTSRLLQAGEIVGIDVLDHLIIGDSSFVSLKEKGHM, from the coding sequence ATGGAGTCGCAATCAGTAATGCTGCGGGACCTCCCCCATGAAGAACGACCAAGAGAGCGCATGATGCATTATGGGGCGGAATCATTAAGTCAAGCGGAGTTGTTAGCCATTCTGCTGCGTACGGGAACACGCCGGGAATCGGCTATTCATATTGCACAGCAGATGCTGGGGAAGATTGGCGGCCTACGTGGGCTAGTTGACCTTAGCATCGAAGAACTGACCGAAATCAAAGGTATCGGCCCTGCCAAGGCCGTGCAACTAAAAGCAGGCATCGAACTTGGAAGGCGCCTCGCGAACTCCAGGTTTAACATGCCGGTCATTATCCGTTGTCCTGAGGATGCTGCGGAGATTCTGACCGAGCAGTTGCGTTATTTGCAGAAGGAGCATTTTGTCTGCCTGTTTCTGAATACGAAGAATCACGTAATTGGACAAGAAACGTTGTCTATGGGCAGTCTTAATGCTTCGATTGTTCATCCCCGTGAAGTATTTCGAGCAGCTATAAAATGTAGTAGTGCCTCTATCATATGCGCACATAATCATCCTAGTGGTGATCCAACGCCTAGTCCGGAGGATATCTCCTTGACCTCAAGACTGCTTCAGGCAGGCGAGATTGTCGGGATTGACGTGTTAGATCATCTAATTATCGGTGATAGCAGCTTTGTAAGCTTGAAAGAAAAAGGACACATGTAA
- a CDS encoding Maf family protein, translating into MDNSQHIILASGSPRRRELLSLLGLPFEVITSEADESTPPDFTPEQIVRSLALRKAEAVVASVGERNAVIVGSDTIVVLDNTVLGKPVDELDSKSMLTRLQGRNHKVYTGVACIGLPHGKTIVEHRVTSVTMRAMTEDEIVAYIATGEPADKAGSYAIQGLGSTLVERIEGCYFNVVGLPLSLLGEMLSEFGITVLNR; encoded by the coding sequence GTGGACAACTCACAACACATTATTTTAGCCTCAGGTTCACCGCGTCGACGAGAGCTTTTGTCTTTACTGGGCTTGCCTTTTGAGGTCATTACCAGTGAAGCAGATGAAAGCACACCACCGGACTTTACGCCGGAGCAAATCGTGCGCAGTCTGGCTTTGCGTAAAGCAGAGGCCGTAGTAGCCTCAGTAGGAGAGCGTAACGCAGTAATCGTTGGAAGTGATACGATTGTTGTACTAGATAACACTGTGCTAGGCAAACCGGTGGACGAGCTGGACAGTAAATCGATGCTTACCAGACTTCAGGGCCGGAATCATAAGGTATACACGGGTGTAGCCTGTATTGGACTTCCGCATGGAAAGACTATAGTGGAGCACCGTGTTACTTCCGTAACGATGAGAGCAATGACTGAGGATGAAATTGTTGCTTATATAGCTACGGGAGAGCCCGCTGATAAGGCTGGCTCTTATGCGATACAAGGGCTTGGCTCCACCTTGGTGGAACGAATTGAAGGCTGTTATTTCAATGTTGTCGGATTGCCGCTGTCGCTTCTTGGCGAAATGCTGTCCGAGTTCGGTATAACTGTATTGAACCGGTAG
- a CDS encoding DUF4321 domain-containing protein has protein sequence MKKKNVGTLLLFLILGWLAGAWIAKLLQPVKALSFLTTSTVLKWSPRADLDIITYDITIHLKLCMLSLIGIITAVWLYRRL, from the coding sequence ATGAAGAAGAAAAATGTAGGAACACTGCTGTTATTTCTAATTCTAGGCTGGCTGGCTGGAGCCTGGATCGCCAAGCTGCTGCAGCCGGTAAAGGCTCTTTCTTTTCTAACAACATCGACTGTGCTTAAGTGGTCTCCGCGAGCCGATTTGGACATCATAACCTATGACATCACTATTCATTTGAAATTGTGCATGCTAAGTCTCATCGGTATTATTACAGCTGTATGGCTGTACCGTAGACTGTAA
- a CDS encoding SPOR domain-containing protein: MNNGRMTFRFDVNKDEPKPKPKVVERWSNGGLGTAEEYAEGQRQEVGPAQQTWLYEPDFRSSREAPPEDSYDYYSGTVDPRQEEWDEQDKDFRYTQQSYLLSDMVSDSRDKLENASSGSYGGSYHTRRPSYWWKLALSVTGAIGTGVLLGYAALSFFYGGNMDSSSGNGAADMAATSVKSSGAKDPAGVGTSGLPVTGTENAGKNTIPVQVAAQSYYLLQYGVFSTPAGAEEARQELLTAGLAAGMDPADGNRVYAGMSSDREQAKLLSSGLKNQGIELYVREVALPGAEQLVYTGNAEEVKNYFSVSGQLLSELSSQSASLLSTGQTSTTANTSAVSDLHLQWNEAVKVLEQGVSPEAKSICAALEKSMSQGISAWSEYNKNKAQGLLWEVQESMLSFLTSQKQLLTAMN; the protein is encoded by the coding sequence TTGAATAACGGAAGAATGACATTCCGATTTGACGTGAACAAGGACGAGCCTAAACCAAAGCCTAAAGTGGTGGAGCGCTGGTCAAATGGCGGACTGGGCACAGCAGAAGAGTATGCTGAGGGACAACGGCAAGAGGTGGGTCCAGCACAGCAAACATGGCTTTATGAGCCTGATTTTCGTTCATCACGTGAGGCACCACCGGAAGATTCCTATGACTATTACTCGGGTACTGTAGATCCGCGTCAGGAAGAATGGGACGAACAGGATAAGGATTTTAGATATACACAGCAATCGTATCTGCTTTCAGATATGGTTTCGGATAGCAGAGATAAATTAGAGAATGCATCCTCTGGCAGTTACGGAGGCTCTTATCATACTCGGCGTCCTTCGTATTGGTGGAAATTAGCTCTTTCTGTTACGGGAGCCATCGGCACAGGGGTACTGCTTGGTTATGCTGCACTTTCTTTCTTTTACGGAGGAAATATGGACAGTAGCTCTGGAAATGGGGCAGCAGACATGGCGGCTACTTCAGTGAAGTCCAGTGGAGCTAAAGATCCGGCAGGTGTAGGTACATCAGGATTACCAGTGACGGGTACTGAAAATGCAGGGAAGAACACCATCCCAGTTCAAGTAGCTGCGCAAAGCTATTATCTGTTGCAGTACGGAGTATTCAGTACACCTGCAGGCGCTGAAGAGGCTCGCCAGGAGCTGTTAACCGCAGGATTGGCAGCGGGTATGGACCCTGCTGACGGCAATCGTGTGTATGCTGGAATGTCTTCCGACCGTGAACAGGCCAAGCTGCTAAGCAGCGGTCTAAAGAATCAGGGTATTGAGCTGTATGTGAGAGAGGTGGCACTTCCCGGGGCAGAACAGCTTGTCTATACCGGTAATGCAGAGGAAGTGAAGAACTATTTCTCTGTGAGCGGGCAGCTGCTCAGTGAATTAAGCAGTCAATCAGCTTCTCTACTTAGCACTGGCCAAACAAGTACGACAGCAAATACCTCCGCGGTGAGTGATCTTCACCTGCAATGGAATGAAGCTGTCAAAGTGCTAGAGCAAGGCGTATCTCCTGAAGCCAAAAGTATTTGCGCAGCGCTAGAGAAATCAATGAGCCAAGGGATATCAGCATGGAGTGAATATAACAAGAACAAGGCTCAGGGCCTTCTTTGGGAAGTGCAGGAATCGATGCTGAGCTTTTTGACTAGCCAAAAACAGCTTCTAACTGCAATGAACTAA
- a CDS encoding diaminopimelate dehydrogenase: protein MKQKIQAAIVGYGNLGKGVRKAIDQSEDIELVAIFTRREPGQLEAGEAGVKFEHISAVEQYKGKVDVMILCGGSATDLPEQTPAIARMFNTVDSFDTHAKIPEFYETVDAAAKQGGTLSVISTGWDPGLFSMNRLLAEAILPQGKEYTFWGKGVSQGHSDAIRRVDGVKAGVQYTVPVQEVIDAIRAGETPELTTRQKHLRECFVVAEAGADQERIREEIVNMPNYFADYDTTVTFITEEELAAQHSGIPHGGFVIRSGVTGEGTKQIVEFGLKLESNPEFTASVLVAYARAAQRMSQEGQSGARTVFDIPLGMLSPKSPEELRRNLL, encoded by the coding sequence CTGAAACAAAAAATTCAAGCAGCTATTGTGGGCTACGGTAATTTAGGTAAAGGTGTACGTAAAGCTATTGACCAAAGTGAAGATATCGAGCTAGTTGCGATCTTTACGCGCAGAGAACCAGGACAACTCGAAGCCGGAGAAGCCGGTGTAAAGTTCGAGCACATCTCTGCCGTCGAACAATATAAGGGAAAAGTTGATGTTATGATTCTATGCGGAGGATCGGCTACCGATCTGCCAGAACAAACGCCAGCTATTGCCCGGATGTTTAATACCGTGGACAGCTTTGATACGCATGCCAAAATCCCTGAGTTCTACGAGACCGTTGATGCCGCAGCTAAACAGGGTGGAACACTCAGCGTAATTTCTACTGGCTGGGATCCAGGCTTATTCTCAATGAATCGCCTGCTCGCTGAAGCCATCCTTCCACAAGGTAAAGAGTATACCTTCTGGGGTAAAGGCGTTAGCCAAGGCCACTCCGATGCGATCCGCAGAGTGGATGGCGTTAAAGCTGGTGTACAATATACCGTTCCAGTACAAGAGGTTATTGATGCCATTCGCGCTGGTGAAACACCAGAGCTTACCACTCGCCAGAAGCACCTCAGAGAGTGTTTTGTAGTGGCTGAGGCAGGGGCAGATCAAGAACGCATTCGCGAAGAAATCGTGAATATGCCGAACTATTTTGCAGATTATGACACTACGGTTACTTTCATCACTGAAGAAGAATTGGCAGCTCAACATAGTGGTATTCCGCACGGTGGGTTTGTTATTCGCAGTGGTGTAACAGGGGAAGGCACGAAGCAGATTGTTGAATTCGGCCTGAAGCTGGAGAGCAATCCAGAATTTACGGCTAGTGTGCTCGTGGCTTATGCAAGAGCTGCTCAGCGTATGAGTCAAGAAGGTCAAAGCGGAGCGCGTACAGTATTCGATATTCCACTTGGAATGTTGTCTCCGAAATCTCCAGAAGAATTGCGCCGCAACCTGCTGTAA
- a CDS encoding glycosyltransferase, with the protein MREKMLFLSAQNQSAKDLEGEMRTGSILEILLGKFDIDLLTYANTQKDMSTDDGTALTVHYINGCVTSWRSMLRPLHILRSFTNRSHTDKDMKSTIVELCRSNNYRHVFISHSLLGNCIGMVRNLLPEASVITDTYRFESELAVGKEMGKPSSSNPYYKLNEAWVRRNKRRLMNKTGVLLATSEWDALSFKSLSFADARKVHVVPHFIKMNEYDAFTEPVAKENSMVLHWNMNTRQGIKAAQNFFKKSYPLIKEQVPDIKCYITSQEVHTEVLMLVKDDVSVIITGPLKSSADYIRRAKAVLVPILEGCEVSRNILESWALKTPVITSSTVCERLNCEHNRNILLANTSVDVVASVITLLKNPEMATIIADRAHRTLLKDYEVNYVKNKILSLV; encoded by the coding sequence ATGCGAGAAAAAATGCTGTTCTTATCAGCCCAGAATCAAAGCGCAAAGGATCTAGAAGGAGAAATGAGAACAGGGAGTATTCTCGAGATTTTGCTTGGGAAATTTGATATTGATTTGCTGACGTATGCCAATACGCAGAAGGATATGTCTACAGATGATGGAACTGCACTAACGGTTCATTACATTAATGGGTGCGTTACCTCATGGAGATCCATGCTGCGTCCCTTACATATATTACGGAGTTTCACTAATAGAAGTCATACGGATAAAGACATGAAGAGTACCATCGTGGAACTTTGTAGATCGAATAATTACAGACATGTGTTTATATCGCATAGCTTGCTGGGAAATTGCATTGGTATGGTTCGTAATCTGCTTCCTGAGGCCAGTGTTATTACAGATACGTATCGTTTTGAGAGCGAGCTTGCTGTTGGAAAAGAAATGGGGAAGCCGAGCAGCAGTAATCCTTATTATAAACTAAATGAGGCTTGGGTTCGGCGGAATAAGCGGAGACTAATGAATAAAACGGGTGTACTCTTGGCAACCTCGGAATGGGATGCCCTTTCATTCAAATCTCTATCCTTTGCGGATGCTCGTAAAGTTCATGTTGTTCCTCATTTCATAAAAATGAATGAATACGACGCTTTTACTGAGCCTGTTGCAAAAGAAAATTCAATGGTTCTGCACTGGAATATGAACACCAGACAGGGGATTAAGGCTGCTCAAAACTTCTTTAAGAAAAGCTACCCTTTGATTAAAGAACAAGTGCCTGATATTAAGTGTTACATCACCAGTCAGGAGGTTCATACGGAAGTGTTGATGCTTGTGAAAGATGATGTATCGGTCATTATCACTGGACCTTTGAAATCGTCTGCTGATTATATACGTCGTGCAAAAGCGGTTCTAGTACCTATCCTTGAAGGTTGTGAAGTCTCCAGAAACATTCTGGAATCATGGGCACTCAAAACCCCGGTGATTACTAGTTCTACAGTATGCGAGCGATTGAACTGTGAGCATAACCGTAATATTTTGCTTGCTAATACCTCGGTTGATGTTGTTGCTAGTGTAATAACGCTGTTAAAGAATCCCGAGATGGCAACGATTATTGCTGATCGGGCCCATCGCACTTTGTTGAAGGATTACGAAGTGAATTATGTGAAGAATAAGATTCTTAGTCTTGTATAA